AAAAAAGAATTACAAATATAGTAAGTTATTACTTATATTTAACAGAATCACGAAGAAACAAAAAAAGGAGGATATTTAACCTGTCATGGTATAAGCACAAGaaagtattatttttttttttttgatgaagtaaagCACAAGAAAGTATTATTTAGGCGTGTACAGAAACTTTAGGAAACCTAAACATGAGAAAGTGACTTGATTCAATTATGGATCACATCCAGCACAAGTTACTCATCGAACCAACACAAATCTACCAGCTGTATCCTCCTCATTCCATGACACAAACTGATTGCCTCGTCCTAGAGAATTAGTTCTTAGGTCTTTGCAGGCACCTGCTCCATTTTTCCAAACATATACCCCATGAGGCTGGAGATATGCTACATTACCCTCATAGATTTAGACGAATAACCACTTTCTAGAAGacgccccctcccccccccccccccccccgatctTAATGGATAACGGAGTTTTCTCTAAATAGACCACTTGTAGGCTAAaagacatcatcattattaaATAACAAATGGGAAGGTAAAAAGGAAGAAAGAACTGGCAGATATACCCTAACTAGCAGGGACACAAACATGAAGGGATATGAATCTAAAAACTTGGGAACACAAGAGAAATATAATTACTAAGGAAATGTCTTGCTTTAGAGAATAGTGATCAAACTGATTCTCTCCAATACAACAtagacaaaaatatttttttatttaaaaaaatatatatatataactgtagGATGTAGGGAAAATTGCTGTTTTGGTCCCTTATTGTTGGCAAAGTAATTTTAGTACTTGTGATGGGGTTCTGGGTTGGATGCACAAATTCTTTTTACATGGTGCAGAGCCAACATTTGGTAAGGCCATTTCTCAGATTAGTAActaaacctgttaaccggtttGAACCAGACCGGACCGGTAACCAGTTAACAATAcgtccaaaacctcttttttttttgttttttgtatagtatatatatatatatatatatatatatatatatatatatattatagtatttattagtatattgtaggtatatttacatatgttatataagtttataagtaaagtttatatatttactgactaacaggctaacagcaagtcagcaatatagcatatacgtgtatatatatatatatatatatatatatatatatgtttaagtatactatatatagcaGCCCAACggctacaattaaaaaaaaaccggttgacgggtttattAGTAACGCTTTTCAATCATTGCATTTCGTAGGTTAGTAACTTTATTTTCAAGTCCATATTTGAACCAAAAATTCTAGTTACATGTGAGGGGAGGTGTTTAGTTGTATAATTGTCCCACATGGATTTTCTAAATGAGTTTATGTCTAAAAGGGTTTTTAAAATGTCTTGGGTTACACCCACTTATTACATTAAATCTTAAATTGGATAATCAAATTCTTCCACAAAAAGATGTTACATCAAATTCAACATAATATATACAGTATAAGCATAATTCAATCTAAACTTATAATTTTAGAACGACCAAGAGAAAAAAGGGGTCATTTATAGTAGGATCCAAGATAGTATGACAAACCAATAAGACCACAATAAGCTTACTTCATTAACGTTATAGATTTAGAAATAACATACAATAGAATCAAATTATGCAACAATCTTAAATAAATCATCTTTATGAGAAACAAACTGATAAAGGTTCATAAAGAATTCAAAACAAGTACTGAAAGACAAACCAAAACCAGCAGCATCAAAAACACTTAGTATTTTTTtacaggaaaaagaaaagaacacTTCTATTCAGAAACTGAATCCAGTCATACCTAAAAAAATTAGTAGAATACAGGAAAATCAGCACGTGCATATCCTCCTAGTAAAACATTTTCCCTTCCAGGAAATGATATAGTAGCTATTTAACAGTATAACTCCTAATATTGCCCAAAGGACCACAGGAACAATGACCCATTTACAAGACAAAATGCACCCGTCTCTCAATGGAATTCAACGCATAACCACATGATATCATGAGAAAAAGTTAGAAATTTGGCAGGTAAACATTCCACTAGTCATGAGGCCCACAATTACGCATTTACATAAAAAACATTGCTTGGTATCTTCCTAGTCATCGCTGCAGCTACTTTGAATGAATAGTTCCGCAATGTCCAGTCTAATAATATGGATTCCACCCCATTATTCATAATTAGACTGTGCTATATTAACTTTTCATTCTTCGCAACTATACCTGTGTCCACATTTCTTATCGAATCTCAAAAAATTACTCGTACTGAAACAGATAAAAAGAAATCACATCTAAAGCTTCCACGTGAAAAACTAAAACTAAGGCAACAACTATTGAGTAAGACAATAGGACCAAAACTAACCTCGACGGATCTCCATGAGCAGCCAACCAAGGTTCCGCCATTGATGCTCCAAACGCATCCGCTATATGCCCATGACTATCCGATTTCTTCATATCTCCTCCACCACCACGTCTATTCCCCAACGACTTACTACATTCAGCCAAATTCGCCTGTTTTGCTAACCAATGCAACGCTTTCAACCCATCCTCAAACGCTCCCGGATATCTATTCTCAGGCGATAACCTATACCCGACTGCTAAAACAATAACATCACAGAGTTTGGCAATTCTCCTACAAAAGAAATCGTTCGATACCGAATCATTACTCCCACTCACAAATCCACCACCGTGAAACTGTAACATAACCGGTAATTTCCTACAATTTTTACCCATAGGAGCATATCCTCTATAAACCCCATTATCAGATTTCAATGCTAGATCATCGACATTACATGATCCATAACTATTTCTCCTATGATTGAAACTATTCCTATAACGATTATCATTCACATTATCAGTTGTAGCAGCACCATAGCTGTTTCGACGTGGATCAGATCCTATCAAAGCCGTAACCCTAGATCGTGATTTGGAATCGGGTTCGGGTGACCCGAGACAAGTTTCGGGTAGGAATACACGTATAGATACGGATGTAGTTGGATCTATATGTATGTCTTTGGTAGCTACACCGTCGCTAAAAGAAGGATTTGAAGCTGTAATGGATTCTTCATCGGGACGTGACGTCACGCCGAAAGAGGTGACGACGTCATTGTTGGCGGCGGCATTGTTGTCAATGCGGTTTTGTAAGCGATGTTTTAAGATGAATTTGAAGAAAACACTGTATAATTTCACGGCCACGCTTGGCATTTAGCTCCACCGGTTTATTCCAACTCTCCCTCTCCGTTAGGGTTCCGTCACCTTCCTTTTCCTCCAACCCTAGAGACACCCTTTTCTCTTAATTTATCGAATGATTTGTAATTAGTGGTGAATTGATCTGGACATTGTTGAATGATGAATTGAATTGGTTTTGTTtttagggtttttggattgtggATTGGGAAAAGGAAGATGGGGGTTGCTTAGATTGGGAGGAGAGGTGAAAAAGGCTTTGAGATACAGTGAAGCAACAAGTAGTAAAAtgaaaggcaaaaaaaaaaatggagtgaTATAGCCAATCGAAACAGCAAAAAAGTTTGTGGAGGTATGATTAGGTGGGTGAAGAATAACATAACagcatttctagaaaattgggacAAATTAATCGTGGCGTCTGCGCTAGATTTGTTTGTCCCATATATACTTAATGCGCtgatataaaaataattaaatgcaTCCGGTAATACATGTCTTAATTACTCTCTCCATTCCAAAATAAGAAATCACGAcaaaaaataatactccctccatttttctactatattagaagcaccggatGGTGCCCTTTTCGTCGTCTGTTTGTGGATCCAAAAAAATTGTGAGctcacatattaaacacaaaccatccaatattaaaaaaaaagaaaaaaatgtggtcctcatattaaacacaaaccaaccaatataaaaaataaaaataaaaaagtaaaaaaagtagaacccaccatctccaaattcacggagaaaaaaaaagtggaccccatattaacaaaattaggcaatataaaaaaaagtgaatcccatattaaaaaaataaataatgtcaaaaaaaaaacgtgcagactttgtattcgtagcaaacactaatataataaagttttagatacggagcacaaactataatgttatattaatcgtgttttgaacattaaaaaaaaagtagaaaaagatggaacccgccatctccaaactcacgggaaaaaaagtgggccccatattaacaaaatcaagcaacataaaaaaaaagtgaatcccatattaaaaaaacaaacaatgtaaaaaaaaacgtgcagactttgtattcgtagcaaacactaatataataaagttttagatacggagcacaaactacaatgttaattgtgggcccacatattaaacacaaaccaaccaatattaaaaaacaaagtgtggtctccatattaaacacaaaccaacaaatattaaaaaaaaaaagtaaaataagtcgaacccaccatctccaaactcaaggggaaaaaaaagtgtaccccatattaacaaaatcaagcaatataaaaaacggaaaagggccaaaattacccttaaacattgggaaatagtttatccatacccttcgttatactttaggatcaattatacccttaccgttatactatggggtcaattatacccttatgtctaaccgctgccacgtggcatcatcctagcccttcaaaattattttcccctcaaataattttttacccactaaaataacccaaccagacccgaattttttttccagccaaggggtaatgggttgggtccgtatcactttggctggaaaaaaaaaatcgggtcgggttggattattttagtgggtaaaaaattatttgaggggaaaataattttgaagggctgggatgatgccacgtggcaactgttagacataagggtataattggccctaaagtataacgaagggtatggatgaactatttcccaaagttcaggggtagttttggcccttttccgtataaaaaaaagtgaatcccatattaaaaaaacaaacaatgtcaaaaaaaaaaaacgttcagactttgtattcgtagcaaacactaatataataaagttttatatacggagcacaaactacaatgttatattaatcgtgttttgaacattaaaaaaaaaagtaaaaaaagtggaacccactatctccaaactcacggggaaaaaaaagtggacctcatattaacaaaatcaggcaatataaaaaaaaagtgaatcccatattaaaaaaacaaacaatggcaaaaaaaaaacgtgcagactttgtattcgtagcaaacactaatataataaagttttagatacggagcacaaactacaatgttatattaatcgtattttgaacataataagacactttttcgtcgtccgtttgtgggcccaaaaaaatttgtgggctcacatattaaacacaaaccaaccaatattaaaaaaaaaaaaaggtaaaaaaagtagaacccaccatctccaaactcacggagaaaaaaaagtagacccatattaacaaaatcaagcaatataaaaaaaaagtgaatcccatattaaaaaaataaacaatgtcaaaaaaaaacgtgcatactttgtattcgtagcaaacactaatataataaagttttagatacggagcacaaactataatgttaattgagggcccacatattaaacacaaaccaaccaatattaaaaaaaaaagtaaaaaaagtggaactcaccatctccaaactcacggggaaaaaaaagtggaccccatattaacaaaatcaagcaatataaaaaaaagtgaatccaatattaaaaaaacaaacaatgtcaaaaaaaaaacgagcagactttgtattcgtagcaaacactaatataataaagttttagatacggaacacaaactataatgttatattaattgtgttttgaacattaaaaaaaaaagtaaaaatagcagaacccactatctccaaactcacggggaaaaaaaaagtggaccccatattaacaaaatcaagcaatataaaaaaaaagtgaatcccatattaaaaaaacaaacaatgtcaaaaaaaaacgtgcagactttgtattcgtagcaaacactaatataataaagttttagatacggagcacaaactacaatattatattaatcgtgttttgaacataatatatagtgtatatatatataatcactattcaaagataactacatacacatagatgcactataatctaaagtgttgggcgcACGGGCCTACGCCATCTAGTTTATATTTAATATAGATGAGTTTTTGGAGTGTGAGAAGCCCTTAAGAAAGACACTGGTAAAAGGATAATTTGTATTCTTAGCTTTTTGCTTCTTCCCATAATCAATGTTGGAAAATGTAAAATAGTTGTACAACTCGTTAAGAGAAGGGTTATTTCAGAAAAATAGAAAAATTCATCTACCGTGAAAAAAAAATGCAAGAAATTTatttaaattgggatggagggagtattaaagAACTATTTTTTTAATAGTGCTCAATTTTCAAGAAACATCCAATAAATTATTAAATTAGTAAATTATACCTTATATTTATTGTTTTTCTTAATGAGTGTGAAAATAAGCTAAATTAACACTTATTTTGGGATAATGGGATAAGGTTGCTAAAAATATCACTTTCTATCCTTAATGTTTTACTTAATCATGGTAAAGTAGTATGGTTTGGTATAAAGATGTGGTGCGCCTAATtttttactccctccattccaacaataacaacatatccaATAATGTAATCCCAGCCCTCAGCTAAAGTAAAAGCAAATGAAAGCAGCTCTATGTCTTAGATAAAAAGGTTTTTATAACCATACAAATATTATGACATACAGTACAAATTTCAAAGTCGGATAATCACcttctctatttttatttttttttggttggtaGAAAGGATATATGTTCATTCCACAACATTTACTGACCCGAATATTAATAGGCGGATTAATACTTTGTACTGTCACTAAGAAGGTGGTCTTTCTATTTCTAGTTAGTATATATTGCTTCCGAGTGTCCCTTTTATCAAGTTAATGCAGCTGCAGGCTTGCAGCGAACACACGCAACAAATTGTATGTCATTACGAGATTGCATGTCATTTACTGCATTGTTTTTCAGTATACAAAGTGTCAACGCTTATGTCCATCCACTTGCAAATGCGTAGGGGAAATCGAAAGTtaagctttaaaaaaaaaaaaaaaaaaaactttcagaGCAACAAGCTGCCATTCACACACAGATCATATGCAGTCAGTCACTCTTTCCAACGGATCAAGATCCATTACAGCAAATGAAAAGGGAACTTCTAAAATATTCATTGCAAGCAGTGTGAGAATTCAAAAGAATTACTACTAGTAACTTCTTAAATATTGCAACTTAAAATTGTCTTGCTTTGAATATGCCCAAGATTATCTACAATGTCAAAGCATATATTAAGACGGTACAGAGATTAACCTAAAAGGAACTTTAGTCATATACCTGAAGTATGATGATTTTCCAATCTCATCACACCAAGCTCCAATAAAGCAAATACCAAATTAACTTTAACCAAACTTAACTCCAGCGACGCGTGGACTGCAGACTTTAAATCTTGAGGTTCTCCGGTTACGCGACTCCATATGTACACAGTCCTTGCCTCAATATATGGTATCCAACTCAATTTGTGTTACCACAAAGTGAGACCTGGGAAAGCAAGATTTTCAGGATGTATCGGACCCCACCTCCTTTTCACAGTTTCCTTCCTAAATTAGCATGCTGGTCAACTGCTCAAGGGAAAAGCAACAGCAACAAAGATATTAAGTCTTTAGCCAGATGGTGGATGATGTGTTGTCCTACGAGAAACTAGCACTGGCTCATTGCTCATTCCAGCAAGCTCCTCTAACCGCTTCCAAGTCATTTCACGTTTCCTCTTTACCTCCCCTTCTTGGGCCTGATCTTCTTCGAATTTCTGCAAACACTCTTCAAAGAGTTCAGAATCGATATCAGAAAAAATCTTGCGGACATTTAATGTCAAGCTTTGCACCGCCTGATTCCAGTGGCCTCTAGCATTCTTCTCCAATGCAGGGAAGATTATCGGCAGTATAACTTTACGATTTTGTTTGATTAGGTTCTCAACATGATCATTATTCCATAGGAACAAAGCCCTCTCAGCCACCTGAAGATACAAAGTTAAAGATAGTTAAAGAAAAGGAGGAAAACGGCATTGGCAGATGTTCCATCACTAAATTGATCCAGTCCATCTTATTCCATTAAACAAGCACACTGTTTTTCCAGTTGATTGATCATTTTTCTATTTGATTCACAGCGATAAGAACTTCGCCAATATGTCCCTTCACAAGTTTTACGGTTATTTAACATCAAGTTGTCCCACCAGGCACAGCTGACAAACAGCAAATTAGAGCATCTCCAGCAGGCTAGATTTTCCCCTTTTCATTTTTAGTATGTTTGGAAGGAGGGAGTTGCAAACACAGGCAGGAAAAGACACTTCTATAGAGAAAAAGAGTTGCTTACTCATTCCTAACTAGGCTGATAAGCAGCAGCAAATTGTCTCCTGCTCAAGAACTAAGGGATTCTGGAGAACTCCATTCCTCCTTTCATGTTCTCCATAGATCATGTTTGAACAAAGTTCAACTAGATTACATTTCAAATTTTTCTGAGTTTCCCGCGTAGACTATGCACTGACATACCCGAATTCTCCAAAAGGGATAAGATCACAACAATGACAATGAACAATATCGACTCATTCTCTATGCTCCATATGAGGACTGgtgctatttattttatttttaaaatagaaCCGGTGCTTATTACATATCAAATAAAACTAGTCCATAATCATTCTTCTGCTTGCATTTACCTCATGAACATTGTTCTTTTTGCGAGTCAAAGATGATAAAATTGGTCATTAGTAAAACTCTATTGCTTttacaaacatgattccattgcaAAGTCAGGCTTAGGATCGTGACAAGGTTGCATGATTGCATACTTTATTGCTGGTGCACTAATACCTTGCTGTAGAGTTGGTATGCTGACAGAGATTATTTTTCAGGTGCTGAAAGTGGGAGATCAATGGAATCTCAAATAACCAGGTTCACAAACCAGGATTATGGCATTATGGCAATTCTTGACATCAATCCCCAACCTCAACAAGCTTCATTCAAAGTACAAACTTGATGCAAAATAAAGTTTGCACTAGATTTAATGAAGGGATAATCATTCATCTCCAACTTGATATTTCTGATTGATCTTTTGGCATCTGAGCAGCTCTCAACATAACTTGAAAATATTGACATTTATTATTAAGGTTGATCTATTCCAATGAATGGAGCAAATCAATTAAAGATCAAAGCATGATTTACTCAATCACTCCAACTGAAAAATCTGTCTGCTGAAATTGCATATCTCAATGTGTATCTAACTGATGCCACGAATAACCAACGTTAGGAATGGCCAAAATGGAATAGGTAATAGTGATTTTGATGCTTTGACCCTAAAATGGCAAGGAAGATAATACCAATGACGTCAAGGTTCAATGATGGAAGATAACAATACTATTGCGTTTGATCAAGGAGGTATTGATCATCTCAACACTATGTCAGGCATCCATACATATAACATCTCACTCGTGCATGTGCTCGCTAGTGTCACCATAAAGTTGAAAAGGCTTCAAAGGAACTTTTAATGTTATACAGACAACGTAATAAAGCTCCATATGAACTGGGCAGTGGTCACATCTCCAATAAGGTGGTCTTGTAGGGGAGTGATACAAGAGTGGCACACACAAAGGGAGATGGAGGACCATAAACATCTCATGACCCTATTGATGTGGAACATCACAAAGAGAGAGAAGAGTTTGACGACAACATCAATTTTAGAGTTGGGGATGCGATGATACTCTGACAGTGTCCTTCCAGACCTTGTACAACACATTCTTTTTTGAAACTGAGACCTTGTACAACACATTCAGTTAGAAGATATGGCAATTCATCATGTTTAGAGGACACGAGACCGCAGAGCTTATTAGCATAGGAGGTTCAGAGTAACTCTACAAGATGTGGAGATAGAATATTCCAAAACGTGATGGCATACTCTAAAAGCAAAGCATCACATAGTGCAAACAGGGCACCTGGAAATGGAAGGGAAGAGGGAACAAATTGTTCTCTATGAAGTCCTACTACCAGAGGTTACTTGAAAAGAGACGATGCATGAATTGTACACCTGTCATTTTAGATTCTCCGAACGTCAGAAAGATACTCAGTTCACTTGGTTTGGAAGTAAGGGTTAACGACTTTAGTGGCTGAAAAAATGGAGAAAAAGGAAATTACCTTATGTAACCTAGAACTTCGGCCCTTGCAATGTTACTTTGGAGAGAGAAGAATGGAAGAATATTTGAAGGGATGAAAAATGAATTTGCGAGGTTATGGGCATGGCTCTTGATCTTTTGTAAATTTTTGGTGCACTTATAAGTTCCCCGTTAGTTCCCCGTTAGTGTAGATGATTGGACAGAGAACCACATTTTTCTATGGGTTGTCTACTCTTTTGTACGCCACTTCGTATATCCGAGTTTTCCAGATAACATCAATGAACTTATAACTTTGttcagaaagaaagaaaaaaaaaacagcaatgGACTATACACCACATTCCTATTTCAACCTGAACTGATCGTGACTGATCAGCAACATGGTCTGAAAGGCCATAAAACCATGATAGATGTGTCATACCAGCACCTGACATCTATTTAAGTTAAACACATACCCCGCATAGCAGGTCTTGTACTAATGAACATTTTATTCAATATCATATTTAGCCAGCATACTGAGGTTCAGTCTGGCAAACCACCATTTATTTCTGGCAAAGAGCAAAGGACGAGGAATAAAATACCAAATAACTAAAACTACTAACCTGAAAGTGTGAGCTGCTCAAACAACGGCTGATCTGACGAAACAAAGGCACCATACAGCGTTGGAATTCCGGAGACTGAGTAGCTTCTAGAACCTCCTCCAGCTCACCTAAGAACATTACTTCCTTGGAACTGTTTGTGATAGGCCAATATTTCAACAAACCTCTTATGACAGTATCAGCAAGCTTGCAGTCCTTTTCCACAAATTGTGTTATGCAGTAAGATAACTGCTGATGATACATTTGTATACACTTTGGTTTATGAAGTGGAATAAGAGCTCGAACAAGGAACAATTTGTGCTCTTCCTTCAGTGGAAGTGCAAATCCATTGATTATGCTGCCCAAAATTTCTAAAAGTTCTGCTATTCCATTATGCTTCTCAGTTTCAAATATAAACCGGTAAAATATATTGTTGATTGATTTCCTAATGAAAGGGCGGTGCAccatgaattttccatatatgcGGTGCAGAACAGTCTTCAAGTACTCCCTTTCTCTTGGATCTTCTGAATCAAAGAGATCTAATAACCTTAGAACAAAAGAGTGATCAACGTATCGCTTAGCCAATTTTGCATCCGTCTCTGGCGATGCTACAAATCTGAGAAAGAACTCATACACAATTTGCAGATGCGGCCATGCAGGATCCATCAGGGGTTCATCTTCGTCTAAGTCAAAAGCTTCCAATACTTTGTTTTCACGAGGTTGAGGAGTAAGAGGCCTGAACAGATTTGAAGACACCATTTTAATTAATTCCTGAATGACAGTTTCTGTGAATTTTCCATTCGCAGAACTAACATAATCAACAAGCTCCACTAATGTCTGCCGCTTGATGTctttttctttcaagttttttgTTGGGTCAGTAAAGTCAAATAATACACAGCACAAGTTCAGCTTTTTGATGAACAAGTTTGGCTTCTCAGCACTTGGTACATCTTTAAAACTAGGCAAGTTCTCAGACGGAAAAACCGCTGCATTTCCATTCACCGTAGCATTTACAGCCTGCGGTAGCTTATTTCCATGATTCGGTCCTCGAGTTGAAGA
Above is a genomic segment from Lycium barbarum isolate Lr01 chromosome 12, ASM1917538v2, whole genome shotgun sequence containing:
- the LOC132621390 gene encoding probable carboxylesterase 16, which gives rise to MPSVAVKLYSVFFKFILKHRLQNRIDNNAAANNDVVTSFGVTSRPDEESITASNPSFSDGVATKDIHIDPTTSVSIRVFLPETCLGSPEPDSKSRSRVTALIGSDPRRNSYGAATTDNVNDNRYRNSFNHRRNSYGSCNVDDLALKSDNGVYRGYAPMGKNCRKLPVMLQFHGGGFVSGSNDSVSNDFFCRRIAKLCDVIVLAVGYRLSPENRYPGAFEDGLKALHWLAKQANLAECSKSLGNRRGGGGDMKKSDSHGHIADAFGASMAEPWLAAHGDPSRCVLLGVSCGGNIADYVARKAVEAGNLLDPVKVVAQVLMYPFFIGNVPTHSEIKLANSYFYDKAMCILAWKLFLPEGEFDLDHPAANPLVAGRGGPPLKRMPPTLTIVAELDWMRDRAIAYSEELRKVNVDAPVLEYKDAVHEFATLDMLLKTPQAQACAEDIAIWVKKHISLRGHEFSY
- the LOC132621389 gene encoding serine/threonine protein phosphatase 2A 57 kDa regulatory subunit B' theta isoform-like, with amino-acid sequence MFKQILNRLPKKPSKSAENRDGGSSASPSNASTSSRSSDLSSSRSGNSSATTVSGVTSSTRGPNHGNKLPQAVNATVNGNAAVFPSENLPSFKDVPSAEKPNLFIKKLNLCCVLFDFTDPTKNLKEKDIKRQTLVELVDYVSSANGKFTETVIQELIKMVSSNLFRPLTPQPRENKVLEAFDLDEDEPLMDPAWPHLQIVYEFFLRFVASPETDAKLAKRYVDHSFVLRLLDLFDSEDPREREYLKTVLHRIYGKFMVHRPFIRKSINNIFYRFIFETEKHNGIAELLEILGSIINGFALPLKEEHKLFLVRALIPLHKPKCIQMYHQQLSYCITQFVEKDCKLADTVIRGLLKYWPITNSSKEVMFLGELEEVLEATQSPEFQRCMVPLFRQISRCLSSSHFQVAERALFLWNNDHVENLIKQNRKVILPIIFPALEKNARGHWNQAVQSLTLNVRKIFSDIDSELFEECLQKFEEDQAQEGEVKRKREMTWKRLEELAGMSNEPVLVSRRTTHHPPSG